In Chitinivorax sp. PXF-14, the following are encoded in one genomic region:
- a CDS encoding peptide chain release factor 3, whose protein sequence is MSTDIIAREVARRRTFAIISHPDAGKTTLTEKLLLFSGAIQLAGTVKGKKTGKFATSDWMEIEKQRGISVASSVMQFDYREHVINLLDTPGHQDFSEDTYRVLTAVDSALMVIDAAKGVEEQTIKLLNVCRLRNTPIVTFMNKYDREVRDSLELLDEVESILKIQCAPITWPIGMGKTFRGVYHLLNDTIMLFEPGKDNASQQVSEVIKGIDNPRLDELFPLEMEHLRMEIELVKGASHPFDLDAFLAGTLTPVFFGSAINNFGVREILNALVEWAPAPGARDATVRDVAPDEAPFSGFVFKIQANMDPKHRDRIAFLRVCSGKFERGMKMKHLRLNRDIAASSVVTFMASSREQVEEAYAGDIIGIPNHGNIQIGDSFTEGEALSFTGIPFFAPELFRSVRIKNPLKIKQLHKGLQQLGEEGAVQVFRPASGGDLILGAVGVLQFEVVASRLQAEYGVDAVFDSASIHTARWVSCEDSRMLDDFEKNLAMNVARDAADNLTYLATSRVNLALIQERWPKIQFHATREHAAKLN, encoded by the coding sequence ATGTCGACAGATATCATTGCGCGGGAAGTTGCCCGACGCCGCACCTTCGCCATCATCTCCCACCCCGATGCCGGTAAGACGACGCTGACCGAGAAGCTGTTGCTGTTCTCGGGCGCGATCCAGCTGGCGGGCACGGTCAAAGGCAAGAAGACCGGCAAGTTCGCCACCTCGGACTGGATGGAAATCGAAAAGCAGCGCGGTATTTCCGTCGCGAGTTCGGTGATGCAGTTCGACTACCGCGAGCACGTGATCAACCTGCTCGACACCCCGGGTCACCAGGATTTCTCGGAAGATACCTACCGCGTGCTGACTGCGGTCGATTCGGCGCTGATGGTGATCGACGCGGCCAAGGGCGTGGAGGAGCAGACCATCAAGCTGCTCAATGTATGCCGCCTGCGCAATACGCCCATCGTCACCTTCATGAACAAGTATGACCGCGAGGTGCGCGATTCGCTCGAACTGCTCGACGAGGTCGAGAGCATCCTCAAGATCCAGTGCGCGCCGATCACCTGGCCGATCGGCATGGGCAAGACCTTCCGCGGCGTGTATCACCTGCTCAACGACACGATCATGTTGTTCGAGCCGGGCAAGGACAACGCCAGCCAGCAGGTCAGCGAAGTCATCAAGGGCATCGACAACCCGCGCCTCGACGAGCTGTTCCCACTCGAGATGGAACACCTGCGCATGGAGATCGAGCTGGTCAAGGGCGCGTCCCACCCGTTCGACCTCGATGCCTTCCTGGCCGGCACGCTGACGCCTGTATTCTTCGGCTCGGCTATCAACAACTTCGGCGTGCGCGAGATTCTCAACGCCCTGGTCGAATGGGCGCCGGCCCCCGGTGCGCGTGACGCCACGGTGCGCGACGTAGCGCCGGACGAAGCGCCGTTCTCGGGTTTCGTGTTCAAGATCCAGGCCAATATGGACCCGAAGCACCGCGACCGCATCGCCTTTCTGCGCGTGTGCTCGGGCAAGTTCGAGCGCGGCATGAAGATGAAGCACCTGCGCCTGAACCGCGATATCGCGGCATCGAGCGTGGTGACCTTCATGGCATCGAGCCGCGAGCAGGTCGAAGAGGCCTACGCCGGCGACATCATCGGCATTCCCAACCACGGCAATATCCAGATCGGCGACAGCTTCACTGAAGGCGAGGCGCTCAGCTTTACCGGCATCCCCTTCTTCGCTCCCGAGTTGTTCCGCAGCGTTCGCATCAAGAACCCGCTCAAGATCAAGCAATTGCACAAGGGTCTTCAGCAATTGGGTGAAGAAGGCGCGGTACAGGTCTTCCGTCCGGCTTCGGGCGGGGACCTGATCCTCGGCGCCGTCGGCGTGCTGCAGTTCGAAGTCGTCGCCTCGCGCCTGCAGGCCGAATACGGCGTCGATGCTGTGTTCGACAGCGCCTCGATTCATACCGCGCGCTGGGTCAGCTGCGAAGACTCGCGCATGCTGGACGACTTCGAGAAGAATCTGGCGATGAACGTGGCCCGCGATGCGGCGGATAACCTGACCTACCTCGCGACGTCGCGGGTCAACCTGGCGCTGATCCAGGAGCGCTGGCCCAAGATCCAGTTCCATGCGACACGCGAGCACGCCGCCAAGCTCAACTAA
- a CDS encoding zinc ribbon domain-containing protein YjdM: MSGLPPCPQCGSEYTYEDGSLYICPECAHEWGKQAEPEATETAKVVLDANGTPLQDGDSVTVIKDLKVKGSSLVIKVGTKVKSIRIVEGDHNIDCKIDGVGAMQLKSEFLKKV, encoded by the coding sequence ATGAGCGGTCTCCCCCCGTGCCCCCAGTGTGGCTCCGAATACACCTATGAAGACGGCAGCCTGTACATCTGCCCGGAATGCGCCCACGAATGGGGCAAGCAGGCCGAGCCCGAAGCCACGGAGACGGCCAAGGTGGTGCTCGACGCCAACGGCACGCCGCTCCAGGATGGCGACAGCGTGACGGTGATCAAGGACCTGAAGGTAAAGGGCTCGTCGCTCGTCATCAAGGTTGGCACCAAGGTAAAGAGCATCCGCATCGTCGAAGGCGACCACAATATCGATTGCAAGATCGACGGCGTGGGCGCTATGCAGCTGAAATCGGAATTCCTGAAAAAGGTTTGA
- the phnX gene encoding phosphonoacetaldehyde hydrolase, giving the protein MSNTYQHLEAVIFDWAGTIVDFGSFAPTQVLLDVFGSVGVPIRLEEARVPMGLAKWDHIQALGRLPGVAARWRDKFGDAMRDADVDRLYRQFMPLQVARVGAYSQLIPGALDAVATLRGRGLKIGSCSGYPRVVMDALLPLAAAAGYTPDHTVATDDLSPGGRPGPWMALANVIELGVRDVRHCVKVDDTVPGIEEGLRAGMWTVGLAASGNAVGLSAAQWQALDDTAREQHRAPAVAELQAAGAHYVIDTVGELPAILDLIEARLQRGEQP; this is encoded by the coding sequence ATGTCCAACACCTACCAACATCTCGAAGCCGTGATTTTCGACTGGGCCGGCACCATCGTCGATTTCGGCTCGTTCGCGCCGACACAGGTGCTGCTCGACGTATTCGGCAGCGTCGGTGTGCCGATCAGGCTCGAAGAAGCGCGGGTGCCGATGGGCCTCGCCAAGTGGGACCACATCCAGGCGCTGGGCCGCCTGCCCGGCGTCGCCGCGCGCTGGCGCGACAAATTCGGCGACGCGATGCGCGACGCCGACGTGGACCGGCTCTACCGGCAGTTCATGCCGCTGCAGGTGGCGCGCGTCGGCGCCTATTCGCAACTGATCCCGGGCGCGCTCGATGCCGTGGCAACGCTGCGCGGACGTGGCCTGAAGATCGGCTCCTGCTCGGGCTACCCGCGTGTGGTCATGGATGCCTTGCTGCCGCTGGCCGCCGCCGCGGGCTACACACCCGACCACACGGTCGCGACCGACGACCTCAGTCCCGGCGGCCGGCCCGGCCCGTGGATGGCGCTGGCCAACGTGATCGAGCTCGGCGTGCGCGACGTGCGCCATTGCGTGAAGGTGGACGACACCGTGCCGGGTATCGAAGAAGGCCTGCGCGCCGGCATGTGGACCGTGGGCCTGGCCGCCAGCGGCAACGCGGTCGGCCTGAGCGCGGCGCAGTGGCAAGCGCTCGACGACACGGCGCGCGAGCAGCACCGCGCCCCGGCCGTGGCCGAGTTGCAGGCGGCGGGCGCGCACTATGTGATCGATACCGTCGGCGAGCTGCCGGCCATCCTCGATCTGATCGAAGCCCGGCTGCAACGCGGCGAACAACCCTAG
- a CDS encoding putative 2-aminoethylphosphonate ABC transporter permease subunit, protein MLTALHWPARPLASSSERAAGCLAWLLLLAMVVFIALPLAAILGKALTGEHGEFAGAGPILATLAQPGLERVIWNSLKVALTTTALVVPLAYLFAAAVTRTTMPLKPLFRVTALLPLLAPSLLPGISLVYLFGNQGMLKTWFPDGGIYGFTGIVMGEAFYTFPYAVMILLTALAVGDARLYEAATTLGAGRIRQFLTVTLPATRYGLVSAALVVFTLVVTDFGVPKVIGGQYPVLAVEAYKQVIGQQNFPRGAVIGLMLLVPAILSFLVDRHLHQRQTALVTAKAQPLRPAGGWLIRLLATACCSVLALWLVAMLGTAIAAGFMKLWPYNLAPTLAHFDFDDVDGGGWLAFYNSLKMALGTAVAGSVLVFLGAWCSEKLRVAGTARRTLHALAMLPMAVPGLVLGLGYIFFFNPANNPLHGLYGTMAILVCCSVAHFYTTAHLTAVTALKQLDPEFESVAASLKVPVWLTLWRVTLPACLPAMLEIARFFFVSAMTTVSAVIFLYTPDTALASVAVMNMDDAGDTAAAAAMATLIVVCSGAVCLLLALVSRGILPRSQRWRSTERH, encoded by the coding sequence ATGTTGACCGCCCTGCACTGGCCCGCGCGCCCCCTGGCCTCGTCCAGCGAGCGCGCCGCCGGTTGCCTGGCCTGGCTGCTGCTGCTGGCCATGGTGGTGTTCATCGCGCTGCCGCTGGCCGCCATACTCGGCAAGGCGCTGACCGGCGAGCACGGCGAATTCGCGGGCGCAGGCCCGATCCTCGCGACGCTGGCGCAGCCCGGCCTCGAGCGTGTGATCTGGAACAGCCTCAAGGTGGCGCTGACGACGACCGCGCTGGTCGTGCCGCTGGCTTACCTGTTCGCCGCCGCCGTCACCCGCACCACGATGCCGCTCAAGCCGCTGTTCCGCGTCACGGCCCTGCTGCCGCTGCTGGCGCCGTCGCTGCTGCCGGGCATCTCGCTGGTCTACCTGTTCGGCAACCAGGGCATGCTCAAGACGTGGTTCCCCGATGGCGGCATCTACGGCTTCACCGGCATCGTCATGGGCGAGGCGTTCTACACCTTTCCCTACGCGGTGATGATCCTGCTGACCGCGCTGGCGGTCGGCGATGCACGGCTCTACGAAGCGGCCACCACGCTGGGCGCCGGCCGCATCCGCCAGTTCCTCACCGTCACCCTGCCCGCGACCCGCTATGGGCTGGTGTCGGCAGCGCTGGTGGTGTTCACGCTGGTCGTCACCGATTTCGGCGTGCCCAAGGTGATCGGCGGGCAGTACCCGGTGCTGGCGGTCGAGGCCTACAAGCAGGTGATCGGCCAGCAGAATTTCCCGCGGGGCGCGGTGATCGGGCTGATGCTGCTGGTGCCGGCGATCCTGTCCTTCCTGGTCGACCGCCATCTGCACCAGCGGCAGACGGCGCTCGTCACCGCCAAGGCGCAGCCCTTGCGGCCCGCCGGCGGCTGGCTGATCCGCCTGCTGGCGACGGCCTGCTGCAGCGTGCTGGCGCTGTGGCTGGTGGCGATGCTGGGGACCGCCATCGCCGCCGGGTTCATGAAGCTGTGGCCTTACAACCTGGCGCCGACACTGGCCCATTTCGACTTCGACGATGTCGATGGCGGCGGCTGGCTGGCGTTCTACAACAGCCTGAAGATGGCGCTCGGCACCGCCGTGGCGGGCAGCGTGCTGGTCTTCCTCGGCGCCTGGTGCAGCGAGAAGCTGCGCGTGGCCGGCACGGCCCGCCGCACGCTGCACGCGCTGGCGATGCTGCCGATGGCAGTGCCGGGGCTGGTGTTGGGCCTGGGCTACATCTTCTTCTTCAACCCGGCCAACAACCCGCTCCATGGCCTGTACGGCACCATGGCCATCCTGGTGTGCTGCTCGGTTGCGCATTTCTACACGACCGCCCACCTGACCGCCGTGACCGCGCTGAAGCAGCTCGACCCGGAATTCGAATCGGTCGCCGCGTCGCTGAAAGTGCCGGTGTGGCTGACGCTGTGGCGCGTCACGCTCCCGGCCTGCCTGCCGGCCATGCTGGAGATCGCGCGCTTCTTCTTCGTCTCGGCGATGACCACGGTCTCCGCCGTGATCTTTCTGTACACGCCCGACACCGCGCTGGCATCGGTCGCGGTGATGAATATGGACGACGCCGGCGACACCGCCGCGGCGGCTGCGATGGCGACGCTGATCGTTGTCTGTTCCGGCGCCGTCTGCCTGCTGCTGGCACTGGTGTCGCGCGGCATCCTGCCGCGCAGCCAGCGCTGGCGCAGCACCGAACGGCACTGA
- a CDS encoding EscU/YscU/HrcU family type III secretion system export apparatus switch protein translates to MDPQKQRQMSVAMAYQAGSTAPRVVAKGRGLLAEMIIERAREAGVFVHESPELVSLLMQVDLDQHIPPELYRAVAELLAFIYFLENGGAGPAPVLSLPDTPSTDSNTKDQT, encoded by the coding sequence ATGGACCCGCAGAAACAGCGCCAGATGTCCGTCGCCATGGCCTACCAGGCCGGCTCGACAGCCCCGCGCGTCGTCGCCAAGGGGCGGGGGCTGCTGGCCGAGATGATCATCGAGCGCGCGCGCGAGGCCGGCGTATTCGTGCATGAATCCCCGGAGCTGGTGTCCTTGCTGATGCAGGTCGACCTCGACCAGCATATTCCGCCCGAGCTGTATCGCGCGGTGGCCGAGTTGCTCGCTTTCATCTATTTTCTCGAGAATGGTGGCGCCGGCCCCGCGCCGGTGCTGTCGCTCCCGGACACTCCTTCCACTGACAGCAATACCAAGGATCAAACATGA
- a CDS encoding 2-hydroxy-3-oxopropionate reductase, with amino-acid sequence MTLPQVGYIGLGIMGRPTALNLIKAGYSLHVYARRTESTQPLTDAGAVAYDSPKALAAVADIIFLNVSDTPDVEQVLLGKGGIAESARQGQIVIDMSTILPVQTRQMALRLAEKDITLLDAPVSGGEAGAIAGTLSIMVGGPQAAFERAKPLLDVLGKNIVHVGESGAGQVAKACNQIVVAGTIAAVAEAITFARRNDVDAAKVREALMGGFAGSKILEVHGKRMLDHDFKPGFKSRLHQKDMHIVLDTARQLGLSLPISSQTTQLINGLLGLGEGELDSSAIIKVIERMSQQ; translated from the coding sequence ATGACCCTACCTCAAGTCGGCTATATCGGGCTCGGCATCATGGGGCGCCCCACCGCGCTCAATCTGATCAAGGCAGGCTATTCCCTGCATGTCTATGCCCGTCGTACCGAGTCAACCCAGCCGCTGACCGATGCCGGCGCCGTGGCCTACGATAGTCCCAAGGCGCTGGCGGCCGTCGCCGACATCATTTTCCTCAATGTGTCGGATACCCCAGATGTCGAGCAGGTCCTGCTCGGCAAGGGCGGCATTGCCGAATCAGCGCGGCAGGGCCAGATCGTCATCGACATGAGTACCATCTTGCCGGTGCAGACACGCCAGATGGCGCTGCGTCTGGCCGAGAAAGACATCACGCTGCTCGATGCCCCCGTGTCGGGGGGCGAAGCCGGTGCGATCGCCGGCACCTTGTCGATCATGGTCGGCGGCCCGCAGGCGGCGTTTGAACGGGCCAAGCCGCTGCTCGACGTGCTCGGCAAGAATATCGTCCATGTCGGCGAGAGCGGGGCGGGGCAGGTAGCCAAGGCCTGCAATCAGATCGTCGTGGCCGGCACGATCGCTGCGGTGGCCGAGGCAATCACCTTTGCCCGCCGCAACGATGTCGATGCCGCCAAGGTGCGGGAGGCATTGATGGGCGGCTTCGCCGGCAGCAAAATCCTCGAGGTGCACGGCAAGCGCATGCTCGACCACGATTTCAAGCCGGGCTTCAAGAGCCGCCTGCACCAGAAGGACATGCACATCGTGCTCGACACAGCGCGGCAGCTCGGTTTGTCGCTGCCGATCAGCAGCCAGACTACACAACTGATCAATGGCTTGCTGGGACTGGGGGAGGGTGAGCTCGACTCGTCCGCGATCATCAAGGTGATCGAGCGCATGTCGCAGCAGTAA
- a CDS encoding putative 2-aminoethylphosphonate ABC transporter ATP-binding protein encodes MKNDLAFLLSKPQAAPGAGHDAGYLRISGLHKRFGQHTVLKGLDLGIGKGEFVCLLGPSGCGKTTLLRQIAGLDQPDAGAIVMQGRDITRLPPSQRDYGIVFQSYALFPNLTAAENIAYGLRGRREDRARRVRELLALIDLESIEQRYPAQLSGGQQQRVALARALATSPSLLLLDEPLSALDARVREHLRGEIKSLQEKLGITTIMVTHDQEEALLMADRVVVMNGGAIEQVGSPLDVYREPASRFVADFVGQANWLAATVSGPGRVSFGHEDIMVATLPQLASGSKVELFLRPEDVTLHAHWPATPDAVLADIVKLELLGPIYRVHLAVPAWGSQTVRADITHAQLHGLALTTERRVPVSLDVDRLKVFLPQGAAC; translated from the coding sequence ATGAAAAACGATCTCGCCTTCCTGCTCTCCAAACCCCAGGCCGCGCCCGGCGCCGGGCACGATGCCGGCTACCTGCGCATCAGCGGCCTGCACAAGCGCTTCGGCCAGCACACGGTGCTGAAGGGACTCGACCTCGGCATCGGCAAGGGCGAATTCGTCTGCCTGCTCGGGCCCTCCGGCTGCGGCAAGACGACGCTGCTGCGGCAGATTGCCGGGCTCGATCAGCCCGATGCCGGCGCCATCGTCATGCAGGGCCGCGACATCACCCGGCTGCCGCCGAGCCAGCGCGACTATGGCATCGTGTTCCAGTCCTACGCGCTGTTTCCCAATCTCACCGCGGCCGAGAACATTGCCTACGGCCTGCGCGGCCGCCGCGAGGACCGTGCCCGGCGGGTGCGCGAGCTGCTCGCGCTGATCGACCTGGAAAGCATCGAACAGCGCTACCCGGCCCAACTGTCGGGCGGGCAGCAACAGCGCGTCGCACTGGCGCGGGCGCTGGCGACCTCGCCCAGCCTGCTGCTGCTCGACGAGCCGCTGTCGGCGCTCGATGCCCGGGTACGCGAGCATCTGCGCGGCGAGATCAAGTCGCTCCAGGAAAAACTCGGCATCACCACGATCATGGTCACGCATGACCAGGAAGAGGCTCTGCTGATGGCCGATCGCGTGGTGGTGATGAATGGCGGCGCGATCGAGCAGGTCGGCAGCCCGCTCGATGTCTATCGCGAGCCTGCCAGCCGCTTCGTGGCCGATTTCGTGGGCCAGGCCAACTGGCTGGCGGCCACAGTGAGCGGGCCGGGCCGCGTCAGCTTCGGCCACGAGGACATCATGGTCGCCACATTGCCGCAGCTAGCCTCGGGTTCAAAGGTCGAGCTGTTCCTGCGCCCCGAGGACGTGACGCTGCACGCCCACTGGCCGGCCACGCCCGACGCGGTGCTGGCCGACATCGTCAAGCTCGAACTGCTTGGGCCGATCTACCGCGTCCACCTCGCGGTGCCGGCCTGGGGCTCGCAGACGGTGCGCGCCGACATCACGCACGCCCAGTTGCACGGCCTCGCGTTGACGACCGAGCGGCGGGTCCCCGTGTCGCTCGATGTCGATCGGCTCAAGGTCTTTCTGCCGCAGGGGGCAGCATGTTGA
- a CDS encoding ribbon-helix-helix protein, CopG family: MESKTARLTVLIDPEKKRAFEQLCLAQDLTPSQVVRQLIRDYLARHGVSYGGGEQAGGA, from the coding sequence ATGGAAAGCAAGACCGCGCGTTTGACCGTCCTGATCGATCCGGAAAAGAAGCGGGCATTCGAGCAGCTTTGCCTGGCCCAGGACCTGACGCCGTCGCAAGTGGTGCGCCAGCTGATCCGTGACTATCTCGCGCGGCACGGCGTGAGCTATGGCGGTGGCGAGCAGGCCGGCGGGGCCTGA
- a CDS encoding FAD-dependent oxidoreductase translates to MSDTFRPFWLAQALALDDAPPAPPATGPLDVDVCIVGGGYTGLWTAIQAKQARPDWRIAVIERDICGAGASGRNGGCMLTWSTKFLSLLALFGESEAVRLVRASEQAVGDMADFCQRHGIDAEIRLGGAVYAASNAAQTGALDRVFSALSQHGINRWRALTSAECLRQSGSARLSGGAASDAAGTLQPARLVRGLRRVAQQLGIGIYEHTPMLTLQAGQPSLVTTPQARIEARQVVLAINASMATAFPQFARSIVLVSSDMVVTAPQPAVIEALGLGRGQAVCDLRTFVHYWRSTPDGRLMLGKGGNDIPFGNRLRPGFDQPSRHRGQLARALRHFFPALSDTPIDASWNGASDRSATGFPFFGRLTGPGQVHYGFGYSGNGVVQSYLGGQILSSLLLGRDDAWTRSGLARGPLALFPPEPLRWCGATLVRNAIRRKEIAEDEGRPPARLDRYLSRYASMAAKAD, encoded by the coding sequence ATGAGCGACACCTTCCGCCCCTTCTGGCTCGCCCAGGCGCTCGCGCTCGACGACGCACCGCCGGCCCCGCCGGCAACCGGCCCGCTCGATGTCGACGTGTGCATCGTCGGCGGCGGCTACACCGGGCTGTGGACCGCCATCCAGGCCAAACAGGCGCGGCCGGACTGGCGTATCGCCGTGATCGAGCGCGACATCTGCGGGGCCGGCGCCTCCGGCCGCAACGGCGGCTGCATGCTGACCTGGTCGACCAAGTTCCTGTCGCTCCTGGCGCTGTTCGGCGAGAGCGAGGCCGTCAGGCTGGTGCGGGCATCCGAACAGGCGGTCGGCGACATGGCCGACTTTTGCCAGCGCCATGGCATCGACGCGGAGATCCGCCTCGGCGGCGCCGTTTACGCCGCCAGCAACGCTGCCCAGACCGGCGCGCTCGACCGGGTGTTTTCAGCGCTGTCGCAGCATGGCATCAATCGCTGGCGCGCCCTGACATCGGCCGAATGCCTGCGCCAGAGCGGCTCGGCGCGGCTCTCTGGCGGCGCGGCGAGCGATGCCGCCGGCACGCTGCAGCCGGCCCGGCTTGTGCGCGGGCTGCGCCGGGTGGCGCAGCAGCTCGGCATCGGGATTTACGAACACACGCCGATGCTGACGCTGCAAGCGGGCCAGCCCAGCCTCGTCACCACGCCACAGGCCCGCATCGAGGCCAGGCAGGTCGTGCTGGCCATCAATGCGAGCATGGCCACCGCCTTTCCGCAGTTCGCGCGCAGCATCGTGCTGGTGTCGTCCGACATGGTCGTCACCGCCCCGCAGCCAGCCGTGATCGAGGCGCTGGGCCTGGGCCGCGGGCAGGCGGTATGCGACCTGCGCACCTTCGTCCATTACTGGCGCAGCACGCCGGACGGCAGGCTGATGCTCGGCAAGGGCGGCAACGACATCCCCTTCGGCAACCGCCTGCGCCCGGGTTTCGACCAGCCTAGCCGCCACAGGGGGCAACTGGCGCGCGCGCTGCGGCACTTCTTCCCAGCCCTGTCCGATACGCCGATCGATGCGAGCTGGAATGGCGCGTCGGACCGCTCCGCCACCGGCTTCCCGTTCTTTGGCCGGCTTACGGGCCCGGGGCAGGTGCATTACGGCTTTGGCTATTCAGGCAACGGCGTGGTGCAGAGCTACCTCGGCGGCCAGATACTGAGCTCGCTGCTGCTCGGACGGGACGATGCCTGGACGCGCTCCGGGCTGGCCCGCGGGCCGCTCGCCCTGTTCCCGCCCGAGCCGCTGCGCTGGTGCGGCGCGACGCTGGTGCGCAACGCCATCCGGCGCAAGGAGATCGCCGAGGATGAAGGCCGCCCACCCGCCCGGCTCGACCGCTACCTGTCGCGCTATGCGAGCATGGCGGCCAAGGCTGATTAG
- a CDS encoding phosphonate degradation HD-domain oxygenase translates to MNPNVIESLDALSALYLGQGQSRYGGEAVSQLAHALQSAHAAEASGAAPSLIVAALLHDVGHLVAGQGNHDVANGIDDHHEAVGVNALRALFGDEVLQPIALHVAAKRYLCALHPDYLALLSDASRQSLALQGGPMTADEAARFSLRPYAAEAIGLRHCDDAAKAVDAITPPFEHYLAMAATLLKPAQ, encoded by the coding sequence ATGAACCCTAACGTTATCGAATCGCTCGACGCGCTCTCTGCGCTATACCTGGGCCAGGGCCAGTCGCGCTACGGCGGCGAGGCCGTCAGCCAGCTTGCGCATGCGCTGCAGTCGGCCCACGCGGCCGAGGCGAGCGGCGCCGCGCCGTCGCTGATCGTCGCCGCGCTGCTGCACGATGTCGGCCACCTCGTCGCCGGCCAGGGCAATCACGATGTCGCCAACGGCATCGACGATCACCATGAAGCCGTCGGCGTCAACGCCCTGCGCGCGCTGTTCGGCGACGAGGTGCTGCAGCCGATCGCGCTGCACGTGGCGGCCAAGCGCTACCTGTGTGCACTGCACCCTGATTACCTGGCGCTGCTGTCTGACGCCTCGCGCCAGTCGCTCGCCCTGCAGGGTGGGCCGATGACGGCGGACGAGGCTGCTCGCTTCAGTCTGCGGCCATATGCCGCCGAGGCCATCGGCCTGCGCCATTGCGATGACGCGGCCAAGGCGGTCGATGCGATCACGCCCCCCTTCGAACACTACCTGGCCATGGCGGCAACGCTGCTGAAACCTGCCCAATGA
- a CDS encoding 2-aminoethylphosphonate--pyruvate transaminase produces the protein MRDPILLTPGPLTTTLRTKTAMLIDWGSWDRSFNELTASVCADLLAIVNGAASHVCVPLQGSGTFAVEAAIGNLVPRHGKLLVMVNGAYGKRMAQAAEIIGRQVVTYETADDTPPDPRELARRLAADPAISHVGLIHCETSTGILNPLDQISGVVAAAGRALIVDAMSSFGALPIDVGSQPIAALIASSNKCLEGVPGMGFVIARQDALQASRGNSHSLAMDLLDQYEYMQKSGQWRYTPPTHVVAALRAALDQYREEGGQPARLARYAHNCERLVSGMRRYGFRLFLDAGLQAPIIVTFHAPAHPDYQFKRFYEAVREKGFVLYPGKLTQLDTFRVGCIGAIDHAEIDQAVSAIAQSLVDLGWHTENEE, from the coding sequence ATGCGAGACCCGATTCTGCTTACACCCGGCCCCCTCACCACCACGCTGCGTACCAAGACCGCCATGCTGATCGACTGGGGCTCGTGGGACCGCTCGTTCAACGAGCTGACCGCCAGCGTCTGCGCCGACCTGCTGGCCATCGTCAATGGTGCCGCGAGCCATGTTTGCGTGCCCTTGCAGGGCTCGGGCACGTTTGCCGTCGAGGCCGCGATCGGCAACCTGGTGCCGCGCCACGGCAAGCTGCTGGTGATGGTCAACGGCGCCTACGGCAAGCGCATGGCGCAAGCGGCGGAAATCATCGGCCGCCAGGTCGTCACCTACGAAACCGCCGACGACACGCCGCCCGATCCGCGAGAACTCGCCCGCAGGCTGGCCGCCGACCCGGCCATCAGCCATGTCGGCCTGATCCACTGCGAGACCAGCACCGGCATCCTGAACCCGCTCGACCAGATTTCCGGTGTCGTCGCCGCAGCCGGGCGCGCGCTGATCGTCGATGCAATGTCCTCGTTCGGCGCGCTGCCCATCGATGTCGGCAGCCAGCCGATTGCCGCGCTGATCGCCTCCAGCAACAAGTGTCTCGAAGGCGTGCCGGGCATGGGCTTCGTCATCGCGCGCCAGGATGCCCTGCAGGCCAGCCGCGGCAACAGCCATTCGCTGGCAATGGACCTGCTCGACCAGTACGAGTACATGCAGAAATCCGGCCAGTGGCGCTACACCCCGCCCACCCATGTCGTCGCGGCCCTGCGCGCGGCGCTCGACCAGTACCGCGAAGAAGGCGGCCAGCCGGCGCGGCTGGCACGTTATGCGCACAACTGCGAGCGGCTGGTATCCGGCATGCGGCGCTACGGCTTCCGCCTGTTCCTCGATGCGGGCCTGCAGGCGCCGATCATCGTGACCTTCCACGCGCCGGCTCACCCCGACTACCAGTTCAAGCGCTTCTACGAAGCCGTGCGCGAGAAAGGCTTCGTGCTCTACCCCGGCAAGCTGACGCAGCTCGACACCTTCCGCGTCGGCTGCATCGGCGCCATTGACCACGCGGAAATCGACCAGGCTGTTTCCGCCATCGCCCAATCGCTGGTCGATCTCGGCTGGCACACCGAAAACGAGGAATGA